One genomic window of Columba livia isolate bColLiv1 breed racing homer chromosome 9, bColLiv1.pat.W.v2, whole genome shotgun sequence includes the following:
- the GPR55 gene encoding G-protein coupled receptor 55: MTHHSEECNFTDIDSLAKTLQLGISIPTFILGLVLNALALFVFCCLWKKQSKTSVYMINLALADILLILSLPLKLYYSVTEAPGLLCSFIQSLYFINMYGSIFIIVCITVDRYICIRHPFEGRAKQSPKWAILICCIIWAVVWLCSVPMYVFHKTDSFQCFSNMSEQTWSIPLIVSLETFGFLIPLAVMIFCSAQNIWILLNHKSQAKTKVEGSGCLRVIIINLVVFLVCFTPFHLGICLQCLVRQNVIVNCSLKQNISLFIQVSMTLANLNCCLDAIFYYFATKEFRDKTHLKKVIELCPVFKPCATRWDGPRWKNSLSSAPPGLTGGQQHHP; encoded by the coding sequence ATGACCCACCACAGCGAGGAATGCAATTTTACTGACATCGACAGCCTAGCAAAGACCCTGCAGCTGGGGATCTCCATCCCCACCTTCATTCTCGGGCTGGTTCTCAACGCCCTGGCCCTTTTCGTGTTCTGCTGTCTTTGgaagaaacagagcaaaacatCAGTTTATATGATCAATCTTGCGCTTGCAGATATCTTGCTGATTCTCTCGCTCCCGCTCAAGCTGTACTACTCCGTCACAGAAGCGCCTGGACTCCTGTGCTCTTTCATACAGTCTCTCTATTTTATCAACATGTACGGCAGTATCTTCATCATTGTCTGCATTACTGTCGACAGATATATCTGCATAAGGCACCCATTTGAAGGTCGAGCTAAGCAATCCCCCAAATGGGCTATCTTGATTTGCTGCATCATCTGGGCAGTAGTTTGGCTTTGCAGTGTCCCAATGTATGTATTTCACAAGACAGattcttttcagtgcttttccaATATGTCAGAGCAGACGTGGAGCATCCCCCTCATTGTTTCTCTGGAAACCTTTGGATTTCTGATCCCACTTGCAGTGATGATTTTCTGCTCTGCTCAAAACATCTGGATTCTTCTGAATCACAAAAGTCAAGCTAAAACAAAGGTAGAAGGCAGTGGCTGCTTACGAGTTATTATCATCAACCTCGTGGTGTTTTTGGTGTGCTTCACACCCTTCCACCTTGGAATCTGCTTACAGTGCCTGGTAAGACAGAATGTGATAGTGAACTGCAGtctgaaacaaaacatcagcctgTTCATTCAGGTGTCAATGACATTGGCCAACCTGAACTGCTGCCTGGATGCCATCTTTTATTACTTTGCCACAAAAGAATTTCGTGATAAAACACACCTGAAAAAGGTTATTGAACTATGTCCTGTCTTTAAGCCTTGTGCCACACGATGGGACGGCCCACGGTGGAAGAACAGCCTGTCCTCTGCTCCCCCCGGCCTCACAGGAGGCCAACAGCATCATCCCTGA